One window of the Chryseobacterium sp. CY350 genome contains the following:
- the rsfS gene encoding ribosome silencing factor, which translates to MNKTVEKQALIDKIVEAIQDVKGEDIMIFDLSKIENSVAETFIICSGNSNTQVSALAGSVEKKVRNDLQDRPWHVEGTENSMWVLVDYVTVVVHIFQKETREYYDIEELWGDAKITKIESEV; encoded by the coding sequence ATGAATAAAACAGTAGAAAAGCAAGCGCTAATAGATAAAATTGTAGAAGCTATCCAGGATGTAAAGGGTGAAGATATCATGATCTTCGATCTTTCTAAAATTGAAAATTCTGTAGCAGAGACATTTATAATATGTAGTGGAAACTCAAATACGCAAGTATCAGCATTAGCAGGAAGCGTAGAAAAAAAAGTAAGAAACGATCTTCAGGACAGACCTTGGCACGTTGAGGGTACAGAAAACTCAATGTGGGTGTTGGTAGATTATGTAACGGTTGTTGTACATATCTTCCAGAAAGAAACCCGAGAGTACTACGATATTGAAGAACTTTGGGGTGATGCAAAAATCACCAAAATAGAAAGTGAAGTATAA
- the ftsH gene encoding ATP-dependent zinc metalloprotease FtsH: MNNKGFNWFFPIAIIALLLFFASNFLGDNNAKTIDEDAFFREMQTGKVQNVLIDKQAQKADVFLTQAAKTATVKKEDKTNPFSNLGMSSKADYSLKYGDLQLFLEKFESIKKDNPAIKTSKDYADGKSPFTEILFSALIWIAILGLFYFILFRKMGGGGGPGGQIFSIGKSKAKLFDEKEKIQTTFKDVAGLEGAKEEVQEVVDFLKNSEKYTKLGGKIPKGVLLVGPPGTGKTLLAKAVAGEAKVPFFSLSGSDFVEMFVGVGASRVRDLFAQAKAKSPAIIFIDEIDAIGRARGKNNFSGGNDERENTLNQLLTEMDGFGTDVNVIVMAATNRADILDKALMRAGRFDRSVYVDLPELHERREIFDVHLKKIKLDDTVDRDFLAKQTPGFSGADIANVCNEAALIAARNSHESVNKQDFLDAVDRIIGGLEKKNMAIKPSEKKRVAFHEAGHATISWLVEHASPLLKVTIVPRGRSLGAAWYLPEERQLTTTEQMLDEMCATLGGRAAEQVIFNNISTGALSDLETVTKRAQAMVTIYGLSPNIGNISYYDSSGQSEYNFGKPYSEATASKIDTEIKTIIEHQYERAVRILTENKDKLDALANKLLEKEVIFREDLEDIFGKRAWDPELTERPVTNTIPLHEKIEESEIQAPESPAQL; this comes from the coding sequence ATGAATAATAAAGGATTTAACTGGTTTTTTCCAATCGCAATAATTGCCCTTTTGTTATTTTTTGCCTCAAATTTTTTGGGTGACAACAATGCAAAAACTATTGACGAAGATGCTTTCTTTAGAGAAATGCAGACGGGAAAAGTTCAGAATGTGTTGATTGATAAACAGGCTCAGAAAGCAGACGTATTTTTGACCCAGGCTGCCAAAACAGCAACGGTAAAGAAAGAAGACAAAACAAATCCTTTTTCAAATTTAGGGATGTCTTCAAAAGCTGATTATAGCCTGAAATATGGTGATTTACAGCTTTTTTTAGAGAAATTTGAATCTATTAAAAAAGATAATCCGGCGATAAAAACATCAAAAGATTATGCAGACGGTAAAAGTCCGTTTACAGAAATATTATTTTCAGCTTTGATCTGGATCGCGATTTTAGGTTTATTCTACTTTATCCTTTTCAGAAAAATGGGAGGCGGTGGAGGCCCTGGAGGACAAATTTTCTCTATCGGAAAATCTAAAGCCAAATTGTTTGACGAGAAAGAAAAAATTCAGACAACATTTAAAGATGTTGCAGGATTAGAAGGAGCAAAAGAAGAGGTACAGGAAGTTGTAGATTTCTTGAAAAACTCTGAAAAATACACAAAACTGGGAGGTAAAATTCCTAAAGGTGTTTTATTAGTTGGTCCTCCGGGAACAGGTAAAACCTTATTGGCGAAAGCTGTGGCGGGTGAAGCTAAAGTTCCTTTCTTCTCATTGTCAGGTTCAGATTTTGTTGAAATGTTTGTTGGGGTAGGTGCTTCGAGAGTAAGAGATTTGTTTGCTCAGGCAAAAGCTAAATCTCCTGCAATTATCTTTATTGATGAGATTGACGCTATCGGACGTGCAAGAGGGAAGAATAACTTTTCTGGTGGCAACGACGAAAGAGAAAATACATTAAACCAATTACTTACAGAAATGGACGGTTTCGGAACCGACGTGAATGTAATCGTAATGGCTGCAACAAACAGAGCAGATATTTTGGATAAAGCATTAATGAGAGCCGGCCGTTTTGACCGTTCAGTTTATGTTGACCTTCCGGAATTGCATGAAAGAAGAGAGATTTTTGATGTTCATTTAAAGAAAATCAAATTAGATGATACGGTTGACAGAGATTTCTTAGCAAAACAAACTCCTGGTTTCAGTGGAGCAGATATTGCCAATGTTTGTAACGAGGCAGCATTAATTGCAGCTAGAAACAGCCATGAATCTGTAAACAAACAAGATTTCTTAGATGCTGTTGATAGAATTATCGGTGGTCTTGAGAAGAAAAATATGGCGATTAAGCCATCTGAGAAAAAAAGAGTGGCTTTCCATGAGGCTGGTCATGCAACAATTTCTTGGTTGGTAGAGCACGCTTCTCCTTTATTGAAAGTTACAATTGTCCCAAGAGGACGTTCATTGGGTGCGGCTTGGTATCTTCCTGAAGAAAGACAGCTGACTACTACAGAACAAATGCTAGACGAGATGTGTGCAACTTTAGGAGGTAGAGCAGCAGAGCAGGTGATTTTTAATAATATTTCTACAGGTGCACTTTCAGATCTTGAGACGGTTACCAAAAGAGCTCAGGCGATGGTTACGATCTACGGATTGAGTCCAAATATTGGAAATATTTCTTATTACGACAGTTCAGGTCAGTCAGAATATAACTTCGGTAAACCTTATTCTGAAGCTACTGCATCTAAAATTGATACAGAGATAAAGACAATTATTGAGCATCAATATGAAAGAGCGGTAAGAATTCTTACTGAGAATAAAGATAAGTTGGATGCTTTGGCAAATAAACTTCTGGAAAAAGAAGTAATTTTCCGCGAAGATCTTGAAGATATATTCGGCAAAAGAGCATGGGATCCGGAATTAACAGAAAGGCCGGTGACCAATACCATTCCTTTGCATGAGAAGATAGAAGAAAGCGAGATTCAGGCACCAGAAAGTCCTGCACAGCTTTAA
- a CDS encoding LUD domain-containing protein: MSLFKRIVSKLTNQPEEEDKQSLEKLGDSLKNADLDYKFAQLFTHSGGFFNYCADEAEALQTLNQIIKIEGITSVFSCDKDLQNFLNVVKVPHTPQLEAGNDAAFITCEYLIAYDGRIMLSHNNILHYHSSRLPSKIIIMANVSQIVNNLNDAMGKIKRTGNIKNLTSISGNHSKLDTAANNNTKLFLLLLED, from the coding sequence TTGAGTTTATTTAAGAGAATTGTAAGCAAACTAACCAATCAGCCTGAGGAAGAAGACAAGCAAAGTCTGGAAAAACTAGGGGATTCGCTGAAAAATGCAGATCTTGATTATAAGTTTGCCCAATTGTTTACACATTCCGGCGGATTTTTTAATTATTGTGCGGACGAGGCAGAAGCTTTGCAGACACTGAATCAAATCATCAAAATAGAAGGAATTACCTCGGTTTTCTCTTGTGATAAAGATTTGCAGAATTTTTTGAATGTTGTAAAAGTTCCTCACACCCCACAACTTGAAGCAGGTAATGACGCCGCGTTTATTACTTGTGAATATTTAATCGCTTACGATGGCAGAATCATGCTGTCGCATAATAATATTCTGCATTATCATTCTTCCAGATTGCCATCAAAAATAATTATTATGGCCAACGTTTCTCAGATCGTCAACAACCTAAACGATGCGATGGGGAAGATAAAACGTACAGGAAATATAAAAAATCTTACCTCCATCAGTGGAAATCATTCTAAACTAGATACCGCAGCCAATAACAATACAAAGCTTTTCCTATTGCTGTTGGAAGACTAG
- a CDS encoding phosphatidate cytidylyltransferase, with product MDKNLIQRTVSGIVYIAIIILCTTPFGAQLLDQLSPGLVKQQYLYYGLITFLLLVGTWECIKIMKFGDGYEKWIVLPIVLLIFYMFSKRFFYHDFYFNFRLSEILALALVVIAVVTLFKFTSELYFDSGKLIFTVIYVALPFSFALGLPKFSSYDSSFSLEVIFLFILIWSSDTFAYLVGKFFGKHKMAPKISPKKTWEGYAGGVVLTLVLSYFVEMYQPQLRGNWMIVGFLIAAFAPLGDLVESQLKRTFGAKDSGNIIPGHGGVLDRLDSFLICVPVVYLYFILEKFI from the coding sequence TTGGACAAAAATCTTATTCAGAGAACTGTTTCAGGGATTGTTTACATTGCAATCATTATTCTCTGTACAACCCCTTTTGGAGCTCAGCTTCTGGATCAACTGTCGCCCGGGCTTGTAAAGCAGCAATACCTTTATTACGGATTAATCACTTTTCTTTTGTTGGTAGGAACCTGGGAATGTATCAAAATCATGAAATTTGGTGACGGCTACGAAAAATGGATCGTCCTGCCAATCGTACTTTTGATCTTTTACATGTTTTCGAAAAGGTTTTTTTATCACGACTTCTATTTCAATTTCAGACTTTCAGAAATACTTGCGCTTGCGTTAGTCGTAATTGCGGTAGTCACGTTATTTAAATTTACAAGCGAACTTTATTTTGACAGCGGCAAACTTATTTTTACTGTAATATATGTTGCGCTACCATTTTCTTTTGCTTTGGGATTGCCTAAATTTTCCTCTTATGACAGCAGTTTTTCGTTAGAAGTTATCTTCCTTTTTATATTAATCTGGAGCAGCGACACATTTGCTTATCTGGTCGGAAAGTTTTTTGGAAAGCATAAAATGGCTCCCAAAATTTCCCCAAAAAAAACATGGGAAGGTTATGCCGGAGGAGTAGTTCTTACTTTGGTTCTTTCTTATTTTGTTGAAATGTATCAGCCACAACTTCGCGGAAACTGGATGATTGTTGGCTTTCTGATTGCCGCATTTGCTCCTTTGGGTGATTTGGTTGAAAGCCAATTGAAAAGAACTTTTGGCGCTAAAGACAGTGGAAATATCATTCCCGGGCATGGTGGTGTATTAGATAGGCTAGACAGTTTTTTAATCTGCGTTCCTGTCGTATATTTGTACTTTATTTTAGAAAAATTTATTTAA
- a CDS encoding phosphatidylserine decarboxylase family protein gives MKLHKESKGTIIVASLVFAVIAALSIYFLEMWSLLIIIPLLIIYCLVFWFFRVPNRDILDHTENVIAPVDGKVVMIKEVEETEFLKEKAIQVSIFMSPLNVHICRFPVSGNVIYKKYHPGKYLVAWHEKSSTENERTTIAVESLTNHKVVFRQIAGYVARRIVFYCNEGDAAKAGHEFGFIKFGSRMDIFLPLDTEIICKIGDKTKGGIDVIAKMRD, from the coding sequence ATGAAATTACATAAGGAATCAAAAGGAACGATTATCGTAGCAAGTCTGGTTTTTGCTGTGATAGCGGCTCTATCTATTTACTTCCTCGAAATGTGGTCTTTATTGATCATTATCCCATTATTGATTATTTACTGTTTGGTTTTTTGGTTTTTCAGAGTTCCGAATCGTGATATTTTAGATCACACAGAGAATGTAATTGCTCCTGTGGACGGAAAAGTGGTCATGATCAAAGAAGTAGAAGAAACTGAGTTTTTAAAGGAAAAAGCCATACAGGTGTCTATCTTTATGTCTCCTCTGAATGTACACATTTGCAGATTTCCGGTTTCGGGAAATGTTATTTATAAAAAATATCATCCGGGAAAATATCTGGTTGCTTGGCATGAAAAATCTTCGACCGAAAATGAAAGAACCACCATTGCTGTAGAAAGTTTAACCAATCATAAAGTAGTTTTCAGACAAATCGCTGGGTATGTCGCAAGAAGGATTGTTTTCTATTGTAATGAAGGTGATGCTGCCAAAGCGGGACACGAATTTGGCTTTATAAAATTCGGATCAAGAATGGATATATTCTTGCCTCTCGACACCGAAATAATCTGTAAGATTGGAGATAAAACCAAAGGCGGAATCGATGTGATTGCTAAAATGAGAGATTAA